In Ovis canadensis isolate MfBH-ARS-UI-01 breed Bighorn chromosome 3, ARS-UI_OviCan_v2, whole genome shotgun sequence, one DNA window encodes the following:
- the GLS2 gene encoding glutaminase liver isoform, mitochondrial isoform X1 translates to MRSVKALQNSLSRAGSHCRRGGWGHLSQNPLLGWGVRHHLSEAAAQGKETPHSHQTQHQDHDSSESGMLSRLGDLLFYTVAEGQERIPIHKFTTALKATGLQTSDPRLRDCMSQMRRMVRESNSGGLLDRDLFRKCVSSNIVLLTQAFRKKFVIPDFEEFTSHVDRIFEDAKELTGGKVAAYIPQLAKSNPDLWGVSLCTVDGQRHSVGHTKIPFCLQSCVKPLTYAISISTLGTDYVHRFVGKEPSGLRYNTLSLNEEGIPHNPMVNAGAIVVSSLIKMDCNKAEKFDFPPMLPFLFQVLQYLNKMAGNEYMGFSNATFQSEKETGDRNYAIGYYLKEKKCFPKGVDMMAALDLYFQLCSVEVTCESGSVMAATLANGGICPITGESVLSAEAVRNTLSLMHSCGMYDFSGQFAFHVGLPAKSAVSGAILLVVPNIMGMMCLSPPLDKLGNSYRGVHFCQRLVSLFNFHNYDNLRHCARKLDPRREGGEVRNKTVVNLLFAASSGDVSALRRFALSAMDMEQKDYDSRTALHVAAAEGHTEVVKFLIEACKVNPFVKDRWGNIPLDDAVQFNHLEVVKLLQDYQDSYTPSETWAEAAAEALSKENLESMV, encoded by the exons ATGCGCTCCGTCAAAGCTCTACAGAATTCGTTGAGCAGAGCTGGCAGTCACTGCCGGCGGGGAGGCTGGGGTCACCTGAGCCAGAACCCTCTCCTTGGCTGGGGCGTCCGGCACCACCTCAGTGAGGCCGCGGCGCAGGGCAAGGAGACGCCGCACAGCCACCAGACGCAGCATCAGGATCA TGACTCTTCAGAGAGTGGCATGCTGTCCCGTCTGGGTGACCTGCTCTTCTACACTGTTGCTGAGGGACAGGAACGAATCCCCATCCATAAGTTCACTACT GCGCTGAAGGCCACCGGACTGCAGACGTCAGATCCCCGGCTCCGGGACTGCATGAGCCAGATGCGCCGCATGGTTCGAGAGTCCAACAGTGGTGGCCTCTTGGACCGAGATCTTTTCCGAAA GTGTGTGAGCAGCAACATTGTGCTACTGACTCAGGCCTTCCGAAAGAAGTTTGTCATTCCTGATTTTGAGGAGTTCACGAGCCATGTGGACCGCATCTTTGAGGATGCCAAAGAGCTCACTGGAGGCAAG GTGGCAGCCTACATCCCTCAGCTGGCCAAGTCAAATCCAGACCTGTGGGGCGTTTCGCTGTGCACTGTGGACGGTCAACG GCACTCCGTGGGCCACACAAAGATCCCCTTCTGCCTGCAGTCCTGCGTGAAGCCCCTCACATATGCCATCTCCATAAGCACCCTAGGCACGGACTACGTGCACAGGTTCGTGGGCAAGGAGCCCAGTGGCCTGCGCTACAACACACTCTCCCTCAATGAGGAAG GAATCCCCCATAACCCCATGGTCAATGCTGGTGCCATTGTTGTGAGCTCCCTGATCAAG ATGGACTGTAACAAAGCAGAAAAGTTTGACTTT CCTCCCatgcttccttttctcttccaggTCTTGCAATATCTGAACAAAATGGCTGGGAATGAATACATGGGTTTCAGCAATGCCAC ATTCCAGTCAGAGAAGGAAACGGGGGATCGGAATTATGCCATCGGTTATTATCTAAAGGAAAAGAAG TGCTTTCCTAAAGGGGTGGACATGATGGCTGCCCTTGATCTCTACTTCCAG CTGTGCTCTGTGGAGGTGACCTGTGAATCGGGCAGTGTCATGGCAGCCACCCTGGCCAATGGTGGGATCTGCCCCATCACTGGAGAGAGCGTGCTGAGTGCGGAAGCCGTGCGCAACACCCTCAGCCTCATGCACTCCTGCGGCATGTACGACTTCTCGGGCCAGTTTGCCTTCCAT GTGGGCCTGCCGGCCAAATCAGCTGTCTCAGGAGCCATCCTCCTGGTGGTGCCCAACATCATGGGGATGATGTGTCTATCACCTCCACTGGACAAGCTGGGGAACAGCTATAGGGGGGTCCACTTCTGCCAA AGGTTGGTGTCTCTCTTCAATTTCCACAACTATGATAACCTGAGGCACTGTGCTCGGAAATTAGACCCACGGCGTGAAGGGGGAGAAGTCCGG AACAAGACTGTGGTGAACCTGTTATTTGCTGCCTCTAGTGGAGATGTCTCAGCTCTTCGAAG GTTTGCCTTGTCAGCCATGGACATGGAACAGAAAGACTATGACTCCCGCACCGCCCTGCACGTTGCTGCCGCTGAAG GACACACTGAAGTTGTTAAATTCCTGATTGAGGCCTGCAAAGTGAATCCTTTTGTCAAGGACAG GTGGGGCAACATCCCCCTGGATGATGCTGTGCAGTTCAACCACCTGGAAGTGGTGAAACTGCTCCAAGACTACCAGGACTCATACACACCATCTGAGACTTGGGCTGAAGCTGCAGCTGAGGCCCTGTCCAAAGAGAACTTAGAGAGCATGGTGTGA
- the GLS2 gene encoding glutaminase liver isoform, mitochondrial isoform X2: MRSVKALQNSLSRAGSHCRRGGWGHLSQNPLLGWGVRHHLSEAAAQGKETPHSHQTQHQDHDSSESGMLSRLGDLLFYTVAEGQERIPIHKFTTALKATGLQTSDPRLRDCMSQMRRMVRESNSGGLLDRDLFRKCVSSNIVLLTQAFRKKFVIPDFEEFTSHVDRIFEDAKELTGGKVAAYIPQLAKSNPDLWGVSLCTVDGQRHSVGHTKIPFCLQSCVKPLTYAISISTLGTDYVHRFVGKEPSGLRYNTLSLNEEGIPHNPMVNAGAIVVSSLIKMDCNKAEKFDFVLQYLNKMAGNEYMGFSNATFQSEKETGDRNYAIGYYLKEKKCFPKGVDMMAALDLYFQLCSVEVTCESGSVMAATLANGGICPITGESVLSAEAVRNTLSLMHSCGMYDFSGQFAFHVGLPAKSAVSGAILLVVPNIMGMMCLSPPLDKLGNSYRGVHFCQRLVSLFNFHNYDNLRHCARKLDPRREGGEVRNKTVVNLLFAASSGDVSALRRFALSAMDMEQKDYDSRTALHVAAAEGHTEVVKFLIEACKVNPFVKDRWGNIPLDDAVQFNHLEVVKLLQDYQDSYTPSETWAEAAAEALSKENLESMV, from the exons ATGCGCTCCGTCAAAGCTCTACAGAATTCGTTGAGCAGAGCTGGCAGTCACTGCCGGCGGGGAGGCTGGGGTCACCTGAGCCAGAACCCTCTCCTTGGCTGGGGCGTCCGGCACCACCTCAGTGAGGCCGCGGCGCAGGGCAAGGAGACGCCGCACAGCCACCAGACGCAGCATCAGGATCA TGACTCTTCAGAGAGTGGCATGCTGTCCCGTCTGGGTGACCTGCTCTTCTACACTGTTGCTGAGGGACAGGAACGAATCCCCATCCATAAGTTCACTACT GCGCTGAAGGCCACCGGACTGCAGACGTCAGATCCCCGGCTCCGGGACTGCATGAGCCAGATGCGCCGCATGGTTCGAGAGTCCAACAGTGGTGGCCTCTTGGACCGAGATCTTTTCCGAAA GTGTGTGAGCAGCAACATTGTGCTACTGACTCAGGCCTTCCGAAAGAAGTTTGTCATTCCTGATTTTGAGGAGTTCACGAGCCATGTGGACCGCATCTTTGAGGATGCCAAAGAGCTCACTGGAGGCAAG GTGGCAGCCTACATCCCTCAGCTGGCCAAGTCAAATCCAGACCTGTGGGGCGTTTCGCTGTGCACTGTGGACGGTCAACG GCACTCCGTGGGCCACACAAAGATCCCCTTCTGCCTGCAGTCCTGCGTGAAGCCCCTCACATATGCCATCTCCATAAGCACCCTAGGCACGGACTACGTGCACAGGTTCGTGGGCAAGGAGCCCAGTGGCCTGCGCTACAACACACTCTCCCTCAATGAGGAAG GAATCCCCCATAACCCCATGGTCAATGCTGGTGCCATTGTTGTGAGCTCCCTGATCAAG ATGGACTGTAACAAAGCAGAAAAGTTTGACTTT gTCTTGCAATATCTGAACAAAATGGCTGGGAATGAATACATGGGTTTCAGCAATGCCAC ATTCCAGTCAGAGAAGGAAACGGGGGATCGGAATTATGCCATCGGTTATTATCTAAAGGAAAAGAAG TGCTTTCCTAAAGGGGTGGACATGATGGCTGCCCTTGATCTCTACTTCCAG CTGTGCTCTGTGGAGGTGACCTGTGAATCGGGCAGTGTCATGGCAGCCACCCTGGCCAATGGTGGGATCTGCCCCATCACTGGAGAGAGCGTGCTGAGTGCGGAAGCCGTGCGCAACACCCTCAGCCTCATGCACTCCTGCGGCATGTACGACTTCTCGGGCCAGTTTGCCTTCCAT GTGGGCCTGCCGGCCAAATCAGCTGTCTCAGGAGCCATCCTCCTGGTGGTGCCCAACATCATGGGGATGATGTGTCTATCACCTCCACTGGACAAGCTGGGGAACAGCTATAGGGGGGTCCACTTCTGCCAA AGGTTGGTGTCTCTCTTCAATTTCCACAACTATGATAACCTGAGGCACTGTGCTCGGAAATTAGACCCACGGCGTGAAGGGGGAGAAGTCCGG AACAAGACTGTGGTGAACCTGTTATTTGCTGCCTCTAGTGGAGATGTCTCAGCTCTTCGAAG GTTTGCCTTGTCAGCCATGGACATGGAACAGAAAGACTATGACTCCCGCACCGCCCTGCACGTTGCTGCCGCTGAAG GACACACTGAAGTTGTTAAATTCCTGATTGAGGCCTGCAAAGTGAATCCTTTTGTCAAGGACAG GTGGGGCAACATCCCCCTGGATGATGCTGTGCAGTTCAACCACCTGGAAGTGGTGAAACTGCTCCAAGACTACCAGGACTCATACACACCATCTGAGACTTGGGCTGAAGCTGCAGCTGAGGCCCTGTCCAAAGAGAACTTAGAGAGCATGGTGTGA
- the SPRYD4 gene encoding SPRY domain-containing protein 4, with the protein MAALTSSHCAARSRAPRARGAGGQMEGSQLGACPVHPWRKMALPFARSLCLCRRGAKRLGVAATEARRGISFKLEEKTAHSSLLLFKGDTGVKYGMVGLEPTKLALNVERFREWAVVLADTAVTSGRHYWEVTVKRSQQFRIGVADVDMSRDSCIGVDDRSWVFTYAQRKWHTMLANEKAPVEGMGQPEKVGLLLEYEAQKLSLVDVNRIAVVHILQTDFRGPVVPAFALWDGELLTHSGLEVPEGL; encoded by the exons ATGGCGGCTCTTACGTCATCACACTGCGCGGCGCGCTCTCGAGCGCCACGTGCTAGAGGAGCAGGCGGGCAGATGGAGGGGTCTCAGCTGGGGGCGTGCCCTGTTCATCCGTGGCGCAAGATGGCGCTCCCCTTTGCACGTTCGTTGTGCCTGTGCCGCCGGGGAGCCAAACGATTGGGGGTTGCCGCCACGGAAGCCCGCAGAG GCATCAGTTTCAAACTGGAAGAAAAGACAGCCCACAGCAGCCTGTTACTCTTCAAAGGTGACACAGGTGTCAAATACGGCATGGTGGGATTGGAGCCTACAAAATTAGCCCTTAATGTGGAGCGCTTCCGGGAGTGGGCAGTTGTGCTGGCAGACACAGCTGTCACCAGTGGCAGGCATTACTGGGAGGTGACAGTGAAGCGCTCTCAGCAGTTCCGGATAGGAGTGGCAGATGTGGACATGTCTCGCGATAGCTGCATCGGTGTTGACGATCGTTCCTGGGTGTTCACCTATGCTCAGCGCAAGTGGCACACCATGTTGGCCAACGAGAAAGCCCCAGTTGAGGGCATGGGGCAGCCAGAGAAGGTGGGGCTGCTGCTGGAGTATGAGGCCCAGAAGCTGAGCCTGGTGGATGTGAACCGGATTGCTGTGGTCCACATACTACAGACAGATTTCCGGGGTCCAGTGGTGCCTGCCTTTGCCCTTTGGGATGGAGAGCTGCTGACCCATTCAGGGCTTGAGGTACCTGAAGGGCTCTAG